The following coding sequences are from one Diadema setosum chromosome 9, eeDiaSeto1, whole genome shotgun sequence window:
- the LOC140233059 gene encoding zinc finger homeobox protein 3-like isoform X1 — protein sequence MAAVEPPESTGSDSSPSGEDILKQEELDNSHAEEPEPDLVLSQDPTSDTVAENCITENNDESETNEYLENSANEELPKDAAADDSPGYNDVSNEDDADEESGTGAVREVTCSKCSNKFTDLQTYMEHSCIMTTCEARLPEEEDGMVSISGNDSELSDMENFEGEIVYQPDGSAFLIDSSERPETEGNSISTMENSQSEVSKLLKEHEKMSALPGIVNALHIPSYMTMGNVSQFGMISGQYGTPIVHSFKVYDVRNKAEDEESKDTDKDDKHGFGGATVGKPILMCFICKLSFGFAKSFMTHATHEHKMTLNEEEKHIMGRKDQSAIIQGLGKEKEPLLSFLEPKATKQQSIHSIANLRPSQGGFGQSVYSSANSSVSYMYPVSVAISTTPHTTTTISTTSDAACTHLDTNSSPTNMHHAVGLLQNSTAVSDERQASNGTWRHEEGMYISPQRPSSTDLCGNLEGQPCPTEIETAKMGEIERRATPDADPHGPPCVHNEMMANHVQNNEADDVASGESLTNNNNKEAAQDAAHPSPQYPDGDGMDGDIPHNHDPSATGSVECPKCDMVLGSSRSLGGHMTMMHSRNSCKTLKCPKCNWHYKYQQTLEAHMKEKHPETESKCIYCETNQPHPRLSRGESYTCGYKPYRCEICNYSTTTKGNLSIHMQSDKHLNNMQELQNGGDHLFMHHKLNDLAQAAKPKHKQTWRCDVCDYETNVARNLRIHMTSEKHIHNMMAIQQNVSQMQREMQNNMTGLPPEESMYMMLGQNPMLPVMHGQEPSMMDMQAFMTQYQYDPVAYSAWMNNMAMGMNVQEAAAAAPHPNTPDDPSKNEPLTLYQCSICNNFNTEDLDDLHIHVHRDRSEPNMALWRAVIGDMQQCMLCNYSTQVKANFQLHLKTDKHQQKLQLFNHIREGGKQNEWRLKYMNVGNPVQVRCNACDFYTHSVDKLRAHSHPNNYRHETSLKLFRHMQSINITMNSETRRFHCPLCSFYTRTKFNLMQHIQSVQHLKNEAKLAKQDGQGVDADGTTTDGALDLSKKERPSSAESMPEDQLINSSILNSNEQPENLSKAGTPSNAGGKSDIRGHTTTQIFSCPYCKYSCVDQQRITAHVMSQHSVKPSAILRCPLCQEVCTNRINLEVHLMDSHSVSRDCIQRLIMSVETSENGPTFHATPSANAIATATHPIDATPPPESRPSSSQGADVAELGASPRASPQSSVLWEEGTELYRCQNCHKNFANIDLLYGHQNESCPLKEQDTPNGPGFLCWKKGCNQYFKTASGLQVHFKEIHVKRHQLPGAKPEPPKPESSTGQVSLKCVVCQKVFRSMSNLQSHLETTHPDLNQEDVLQMLATMPNGDIAGLLPNGPNEILEDDQQNNYSIDDSLSTCNGTDGSYSGDLDEMEMDGPKPEEGSFLDPTKKYKCQRCRVGFSKQSELSNHNKTVFHRKGDRAAQTFSVDKYLDPNRPYKCDVCRESFTQKSILLVHFNSVSHLHKQKLSLNEPAEPEMPTDHGDNKPYKCTLCKVAYSQQSTLDTHIRSVLHQSRAAKQENASIAQEREEGEQMVLGVGGTILPAPSPTQQQQQQQQQQQQHHHQQQQQQQQKHKQHHKTQQQQPPQSSKSPGTPADAQSQHHQQQQLLQAQQAHLQAQHAYYQQMQFQQALQLQQIHQAQLQQQIAAQLSGVPGQANDPNVAAILSQDLSMMLMQSLSPAATMMYPAQIPLSPSMYSCAMCGTVLPSHEALIQHQPTCPKASSSTSVATTSTPVAEKPPAATTTVTPATTTTVTPSVVTKPAEMPNARRIRTSAVQRKLLESYGFDLVQQFNEFAMGLPSSIALEDKFYCQGCRKEFSSIWVYKAHMEEVHKKLLPNDIIEKYTQLFKDELQGEEDDEEEDATKVTEESVKQDEKSKTVKLDMKVKAEKEDTKEVLVNGQMSGTSETIPSSQDQSASQVMPPPPPPPPPQVFPVNPYQIAMMQALQPSSPSTSSNSSSTVGQFPVPVQHVHSLTQQPSLSPAGMQQLPPYLDPNYLQQKSPKRARTRITDDQLKILRAYFDINNSPTEDAIAEMSAKSGLPHKVIKHWFRNTLFKERQRNKDSPYNFNNPPTTTLLDAERAKKRESSEMLSGGSSEKKPARDMERDTFDLDPIRPTSSPSMRFLAEQAMVKPVKQEIPLPPPHAPPPAAAAAAAAAAAAAAQASTLLPSATAMKEPKPQSPIVSMVPEPSLPRPEINEMETAAEERRDKIVEQTYRDPIDIRSSMSSDDAMDKHQKLSMPNSTPLVVTSAPITPTSSISDMTSPLSSPISPVPPRSVISPTNLSCSSSSSCDKSMRRSGRTRFTDYQIKVLQEFFENNAYPKDDDLDHLSRLLNLSPRVIVVWFQNARQKARKMFENQAPPEGPTEQDGLSGRYKRTPGLNYQCNKCMLVFQRFYELIKHQKQHCYKYSSLSTTSSSSSQHSPTPATPQQSSVSPDPFSKLAAESSTPKHTPDPPTASASSTSTSSSSSRSKSEHKSSPASSSSSSKGAQSENEKPSKSGHHYKCEQCKVAFPQLEQWREHQQVHIMGMQIMNSYIPQQIPYNMMYMPYEAFNGLTTEQYINYLNTAGGAGSPTKSKNSDTSDEAAGQSSDQGSSDSDPKKDKRLRTTISPAQLDILYAKYQEDSNPTRKMLDVISEEVGLKKRVVQVWFQNTRARERKGLFRLSALQPSMRCPFCKAAFKVKSALEAHIKVRHFDKIQSSAQVDSIIAQACSPETLHAMEMEAGRSSVGSDDRHLESRVSDSLMYSDDSRNHTYSEDGEGGNREEEEAMSVNSYRDAEDKNDERSMDERNEDKNWEERNESELPPRTSSQKGSDGDGGLMQSDIVLDKLPKDSYLLSPTSSVAGEDAVSEAGSMDRSEDSYSNADDSERGLKRYRTQMSQLQLKILKHCFNDYRTPTIHECELLGQEIGLPRRVVQVWFQNARAKDKKGKGTVTKHFGMIGSTGDGTSECKICKTKYSSSMSVRDHVFTELHVRNVKLHVSKELEKYETEESSMFLPKLEQGKRSQSASSSSSQHLVGSPPAAATAAALNLNPVAAAQMQALQAMQAQMLTPQLPASHFPHVASSVTGSSGSHPLTSGSSSKHEKDSRPSSAKSSKPDMEASQPSSSQASMPNSAAAAAAAAVSAAQLGVNPNEAALMSYLYGGVPPYYAQVPMMYPVYPMGLEMLYAQEQAAAIPPHILQAYASNPLAAAQLHGLMGKVPEDQQQAQKQPQLPQHHHSHHHSHHHKSKDKHKEKDYILQPNSSTNRYLCKKCERVFTDRDLVTSHQVTKCYLGKVVNIEETVEKLLSNRYLCQLCPREVLLNEDDVKLHIKTPVHQQKLARKREKKERHHHKHHHSSKS from the exons ATGGCTGCAGTGGAACCACCTGAATCTACTGGATCAGACAGCAGCCCTTCTGGTGAGGACATTCTGAAACAAGAAGAGCTTGACAACTCTCATGCAGAAGAACCAGAACCAGACCTAGTTCTGAGCCAAGACCCGACTTCAGACACTGTCGCTGAAAATTGCATCACTGAGAACAACGATGAAAGTGAGACTAATGAATACCTTGAAAACAGTGCCAACGAAGAGTTACCCAAGGATGCAGCAGCAGACGACTCCCCTGGGTATAATGATGTGAGTAATGAGGATGATGCTGATGAGGAGAGTGGGACCGGGGCAGTCAGAGAAGTCACATGCAGCAAATGTTCCAACAAGTTCACAGACTTGCAGACATACATGGAACACAGCTGTATCATGACGACGTGTGAAGCACGTCTACCAGAGGAGGAAGACGGTATGGTGTCCATTAGTGGCAACGACAGTGAACTCAGTGACATGGAGAACTTTGAGGGTGAGATTGTGTATCAACCAGATGGCTCGGCATTTCTCATTGACAGCAGTGAGAGGCCAGAGACAGAAGGCAATTCCATCTCGACCATGGAGAATTCACAGTCGGAAGTTAGCAAGCTCTTGAAGGAGCATGAAAAGATGAGTGCCCTGCCTGGCATTGTCAATGCATTGCATATACCCAGCTACATGACCATGGGCAATGTCTCCCAGTTTGGGATGATTTCAGGACAGTATGGAACACCAATTGTGCACAGCTTCAAGGTGTACGATGTACGTAACAAGGCTGAAGATGAGGAAAGCAAGGACACGGACAAGGATGACAAACATGGTTTTGGGGGTGCAACTGTGGGAAAGCCAATCCTAATGTGTTTTATTTGCAAGCTttcgtttggttttgccaaatCCTTCATGACACATGCAACTCATGAACACAAAATGACATTAAATGAGGAAGAGAAACATATCATGGGCAGAAAGGATCAGTCTGCCATCATTCAGGGTTTGGGCAAAGAGAAGGAACCTCTACTATCTTTTCTTGAACCAAAAGCCACCAAGCAACAATCAATCCACAGTATAGCCAACCTGAGACCTAGTCAGGGGGGCTTTGGTCAGTCTGTGTACTCAAGTGCCAATTCCAGTGTAAGCTACATGTACCCTGTCTCAGTTGCTATCAGTACTACACCACACACCACCACTACCATCTCAACTACCTCAGATGCTGCCTGCACACATTTGGACACCAACAGTTCACCTACCAATATGCACCATGCAGTGGGATTGCTCCAAAACAGTACTGCAGTGAGTGATGAGAGGCAGGCAAGTAACGGAACATGGCGACACGAAGAGGGCATGTACATCTCGCCCCAGCGGCCATCCTCGACCGACTTGTGTGGCAACCTTGAAGGTCAACCCTGTCCAACTGAAATAGAAACTGCCAAGATGGGTGAAATCGAGCGGAGGGCAACTCCTGATGCTGATCCACATGGGCCTCCGTGTGTCCACAACGAAATGATGGCAAACCATGTCCAGAACAATGAGGCTGATGACGTTGCTTCAGGTGAATCCcttacaaacaacaacaacaaagaggcTGCACAGGATGCTGCCCACCCCAGTCCGCAGTATCCAGACGGAGATGGTATGGATGGTGACATACCTCACAATCATGATCCTTCAGCTACCGGCTCTGTGGAGTGCCCAAAGTGTGACATGGTTCTTGGGTCATCTCGCTCCCTGGGCGGACATATGACAATGATGCATtctcgtaattcatgcaaaaccCTCAAATGCCCCAAGTGTAACTGGCACTACAAGTATCAGCAGACGTTGGAAGCCCATATGAAGGAAAAGCATCCCGAGACTGAATCCAAGTGCATCTACTGtgagacaaatcaaccacaccCAAGGCTGTCCAGGGGAGAATCATACACCTGTGGATATAAACCATATCGCTGTGAAATTTGCAACTATTCCACCACCACTAAGGGCAATCTGAGTATTCACATGCAGTCTGACAAGCATCTTAACAACATGCAGGAGTTGCAGAATGGTGGAGATCATCTTTTCATGCATCACAAGTTGAATGACCTTGCCCAAGCAGCCAAACCTAAGCACAAACAGACATGGAGATGTGATGTGTGTGACTATGAGACCAACGTGGCTAGGAATCTGCGCATTCATATGACTAGTGAGAAGCACATCCACAACATGATGGCAATCCAACAAAATGTGTCCCAGATGCAGAGGGAGATGCAGAACAACATGACGGGACTACCACCAGAAGAGTCCATGTACATGATGCTTGGCCAGAATCCAATGCTGCCTGTTATGCATGGTCAGGAACCAAGTATGATGGACATGCAGGCTTTCATGACCCAGTACCAGTATGACCCAGTGGCCTACAGTGCTTGGATGAATAACATGGCCATGGGAATGAATGTTCAGGAAGCAGCAGCCGCTGCCCCTCATCCAAACACCCCTGATGATCCGTCAAAGAATGAGCCTCTCACTCTCTACCAGTGTTCTATCTGCAATAACTTCAACACTGAAGATCTGGATGACTTGCACATCCATGTGCACAGAGATCGAAGTGAACCCAACATGGCTCTCTGGAGAGCAGTCATAGGCGACATGCAGCAATGCATGCTTTGTAACTACTCCACCCAAGTGAAGGCCAACTTCCAGTTACATCTCAAGACAGACAAACATCAGCAGAAATTGCAGCTCTTCAATCACATCAGAGAGGGAGGCAAGCAGAATGAGTGGAGGCTGAAGTATATGAATGTTGGCAACCCAGTCCAAGTGAGATGCAATGCCTGTGATTTCTACACGCACAGCGTAGACAAGCTGCGTGCTCATTCCCACCCCAACAATTACCGCCATGAGACAAGTCTGAAGCTCTTCCGCCACATGCAGAGCATCAACATCACCATGAACTCCGAGACGCGTCGCTTCCATTGCCCCCTATGCAGCTTTTATACCCGGACCAAGTTTAACCTGATGCAGCATATTCAGTCTGTGCAGCATCTGAAAAATGAAGCTAAACTCGCCAAGCAAGATGGGCAGGGTGTAGATGCTGATGGAACAACTACAGATGGAGCTTTGGATCTGTCCAAGAAGGAGCGTCCCTCATCTGCTGAATCAATGCCAGAGGACCAACTTATCAATTCCAGTATTCTAAACAGCAATGAACAACCAGAAAATTTGAGTAAAGCAGGCACTCCATCCAATGCAGGTGGTAAAAGTGACATCAGGGGCCATACCACCACACAAATATTCTCCTGTCCCTACTGTAAATACAGCTGTGTGGACCAACAGCGCATCACTGCTCATGTCATGTCTCAGCATAGTGTGAAGCCGTCTGCCATACTCCGTTGCCCTCTATGCCAAGAAGTATGCACCAACCGTATCAACCTGGAGGTTCATCTGATGGATTCTCACAGTGTGTCCAGGGATTGCATTCAGCGCCTCATAATGTCAGTGGAAACATCTGAGAATGGACCAACATTCCATGCAACTCCATCTGCCAATGCTATTGCAACAGCAACACATCCTATAGATGCCACACCCCCACCAGAGTCACGACCCTCTTCTTCTCAAGGTGCAGATGTAGCTGAGCTTGGAGCTTCCCCCCGTGCATCGCCACAATCATCAGTTCTGTGGGAAGAGGGAACAGAATTGTACAGGTGCCAAAACTGCCACAAAAACTTTGCCAACATAGACCTACTTTATGGCCATCAAAATGAGTCATGCCCTCTGAAAGAGCAAGACACACCAAATGGACCAGGATTTCTCTGCTGGAAGAAAGGTTGCAATCAGTATTTCAAGACAGCCTCGGGTTTGCAAGTTCACTTCAAGGAAATTCATGTCAAGCGGCATCAACTCCCTGGAGCCAAGCCAGAGCCACCTAAGCCCGAGTCAAGCACAGGGCAAGTCAGCCTCAAGTGTGTGGTATGTCAGAAAGTCTTCCGTTCTATGTCAAACCTACAGAGCCACTTGGAGACAACCCACCCAGATTTGAATCAAGAAGACGTCTTGCAGATGCTTGCCACAATGCCAAATGGGGATATCGCAGGACTCCTCCCAAATGGACCAAATGAGATATTAGAAGATGACCAACAGAATAATTACAGTATAGATGACTCTCTTTCAACCTGCAATGGGACTGATGGCAGCTACTCTGGAGACTTGGATGAGATGGAAATGGATGGACCAAAACCTGAAGAAGGCAGCTTTTTAGACCCTACCAAGAAGTACAAATGTCAGCGGTGCCGTGTTGGCTTCTCGAAACAAAGTGAACTGAGCAATCATAACAAGACGGTGTTTCACAGGAAGGGTGACCGTGCTGCCCAAACATTCTCAGTGGACAAGTATTTAGATCCCAACAGACCCTACAAGTGTGATGTATGTCGTGAATCCTTCACCCAGAAGAGCATCCTTCTTGTGCATTTTAACTCTGTTTCTCACTTGCACAAAcaaaaattgagtctgaatgagCCAGCTGAACCAGAAATGCCAACCGATCATGGAGACAACAAGCCATACAAATGCACACTCTGCAAGGTTGCATACAGTCAGCAGTCAACCCTTGATACTCACATCAGATCTGTTCTTCATCAGAGTAGAGCTGCTAAACAGGAAAATGCAAGTATTGCTCAAGAGAGGGAGGAGGGTGAGCAGATGGTGCTTGGAGTTGGAGGAACCATTCTCCCAGCACCATCCCCCActcaacaacagcagcagcaacaacagcaacagcagcagcatcatcatcaacagcagcagcagcagcaacagaaacACAAGCAGCATCACAAAACGCAGCAGCAGCAGCCACCCCAGTCATCAAAGTCTCCTGGAACTCCAGCTGATGCACAGTCACAACACCACCAGCAGCAACAGCTCCTACAGGCCCAGCAGGCACATCTTCAGGCACAGCATGCTTACTACCAGCAAATGCAGTTTCAGCAAGCTTTACAGCTCCAGCAAATTCATCAAGCACAGTTGCAACAGCAAATTGCCGCTCAGCTGTCAGGTGTTCCAGGTCAAGCCAATGACCCCAATGTAGCTGCCATCCTCTCTCAAGACCTGTCTATGATGCTAATGCAGAGTCTCTCTCCAGCAGCCACCATGATGTATCCGGCCCAAATTCCTCTGTCACCAAGTATGTATTCATGTGCCATGTGTGGGACTGTTCTCCCAAGTCATGAGGCGCTCATCCAGCATCAACCAACATGCCCCAAGGCTTCTTCCTCCACCAGTGTTGCCACAACTTCAACACCAGTGGCAGAAAAGCCACCAGCAGCCACCACGACTGTTACACCAGCTACCACAACTACTGTTACTCCCAGTGTTGTTACAAAGCCTGCTGAAATGCCAAATGCAAGAAGAATACGCACCTCTGCCGTTCAGCGCAAGTTGCTGGAAAGCTACGGCTTTGATCTTGTGCAGCAATTCAATGAGTTTGCAATGGGTTTGCCATCCAGCATAGCATTAGAAGACAAGTTTTACTGCCAGGGATGTAGGAAAGAGTTCTCAAGTATTTGGGTGTATAAAGCTCATATGGAAGAAGTCCACAAAAAATTATTGCCAAATGACATAATTGAGAAGTACACACAGTTGTTCAAGGATGAACTACAAGGAGAAgaggatgatgaagaagaagatgcaACAAAAGTTACAGAGGAGTCTGTAAAGCAAGATGAGAAGTCCAAAACCGTGAAATTGGATATGAAGGTAAAAGCAGAAAAAGAGGACACTAAAGAAGTTCTGGTAAATGGACAAATGTCTGGCACCAGTGAAACAATTCCATCAAGTCAGGATCAGTCTGCATCTCAGGTTATGCCACCACCACCCCCACCACCGCCACCTCAAGTGTTTCCGGTCAACCCCTACCAAATTGCCATGATGCAAGCTCTGCAGCCAAGCAGCCCGTCCACTTCCTCAAATAGCAGTTCCACAGTTGGGCAATTCCCAGTGCCAGTACAACATGTTCACTCTCTCACACAGCAGCCGAGCCTCAGTCCTGCAGGCATGCAGCAGTTACCACCATACCTTGATCCCAACTATCTACAGCAGAAATCTCCAAAGCGTGCCCGAACAAGAATCACAGATGATCAGCTAAAGATCTTGAGGGCTTACTTCGACATCAACAACTCGCCAACTGAGGATGCGATTGCAGAGATGTCAGCAAAGTCTGGTCTGCCTCATAAAGTCATTAAACATTGGTTCAGAAACACACTGTTCAAAGAGAGGCAACGCAACAAGGATTCTCCATACAATTTTAACAACCCACCGACAACAACTTTACTAGACGCAGAACGAGCTAAGAAGAGAGAGAGCAGTGAGATGCTGTCTGGAGGGTCATCAGAAAAGAAACCAGCCAGAGATATGGAGAGAGATACCTTTGATCTGGATCCCATCAGGCCTACGTCCAGTCCCAGTATGCGATTCCTAGCTGAGCAAGCAATGGTCAAACCAGTGAAGCAAGAAATCCCTCTTCCACCTCCACATGCCCCTCCACCAGCTGCTGCAGCTGCAGCGGCTGCAGCAGCCGCAGCAGCAGCACAGGCATCCACTCTTTTACCATCAGCTACTGCCATGAAGGAGCCAAAGCCCCAGAGTCCCATAGTGTCAATGGTGCCAGAACCATCTCTTCCAAGACCAGAGATAAATGAGATGGAAACTGCTGCTGAGGAACGCAGAGATAAGATTGTGGAGCAGACTTACAGAGATCCCATAGATATTAGATCCAGTATGTCAAGTGATGACGCCATGGACAAACACCAGAAGCTGTCAATGCCAAACTCTACTCCCCTTGTCGTCACATCAGCTCCTATCACTCCTACCTCCAGTATATCAGATATGACCTCACCTCTCTCATCCCCGATATCTCCAGTTCCTCCTCGCTCTGTCATATCACCAACTAATTTGTCATGCAGCTCTTCTAGTTCTTGTGACAAGTCGATGAGAAGATCTGGAAGGACCAGGTTCACCGACTACCAGATTAAGGTGCTGCAAGAATTTTTTGAGAATAATGCCTATCCAAAGGATGATGATTTAGACCATCTGTCACGACTTCTCAACCTTAGTCCCAGGGTGATTGTTGTATGGTTCCAGAATGCAAGGCAAAAGGCtaggaaaatgtttgaaaatcaaGCCCCTCCTGAAGGACCTACTGAGCAAGATGGTCTGAGTGGAAGGTACAAAAGAACACCAGGCCTCAACTACCAATGTAACAAATGCATGCTTGTTTTCCAGCGATTTTACGAGCTCATCAAACATCAAAAACAGCATTGCTACAAGTACAGTAGTCTCAGCACAACTAGTAGCAGCAGTTCCCAACACAGTCCAACTCCAGCTACTCCACAACAGTCATCAGTCAGCCCAGACCCCTTCTCCAAATTAGCTGCAGAATCTTCCACACCAAAACATACTCCAGATCCACCTACAGCATCAGCTTCATCCACATCtacatcatcttcatcatcaagATCAAAGTCTGAGCATAAGTCGTCACCTGCATCTTCTTCGTCTTCATCCAAAGGGGCTCAgtcagaaaatgagaaaccatCCAAGAGTGGACATCACTACAAATGTGAGCAGTGTAAGGTGGCTTTCCCACAGCTTGAGCAGTGGCGTGAACATCAACAGGTGCACATCATGGGTATGCAGATCATGAATAGCTACATCCCACAGCAGATTCCTTACAACATGATGTACATGCCATATGAGGCTTTCAATGGTCTCACTACAGAGCAGTACATTAACTATCTCAACACTGCAGGGGGAGCAGGGTCACCAACAAAGTCAAAGAATTCTGACACCAGTGATGAAGCAGCTGGCCAGTCGTCTGACCAGGGAAGCTCCGACTCCGATCCAAAGAAGGACAAGAGGTTACGGACGACGATATCTCCAGCCCAGCTGGACATTCTCTATGCCAAGTATCAGGAAGACAGTAATCCTACAAGAAAGATGCTTGATGTGATATCGGAGGAGGTTGGCTTGAAGAAGCGAGTTGTGCAGGTTTGGTTCCAGAACACCCGTGCTCGCGAGCGTAAAGGCCTTTTCCGCCTCTCAGCTCTTCAACCATCTATGAGATGCCCATTCTGCAAAGCTGCCTTCAAGGTAAAATCTGCATTGGAAGCTCACATCAAGGTGAGACACTTCGACAAGATTCAGAGCAGTGCACAGGTTGACAGTATCATAGCTCAGGCTTGCAGTCCCGAAACTCTCCATGCCATGGAGATGGAAGCCGGTCGAAGCAGTGTTGGGAGTGACGATAGACACCTGGAGAGCAGGGTGAGCGACTCTCTTATGTACAGCGATGACAGCCGCAATCACACTTACTCAGAAGATGGTGAGGGCGGCAATAGAGAGGAAGAAGAAGCCATGTCTGTCAATAGCTATCGTGATGCTGAAGACAAAAATGATGAGCGCAGCATGGATGAGCGAAACGAGGACAAGAACTGGGAGGAGCGGAATGAGAGTGAGTTGCCACCACGAACATCCAGCCAAAAAGGTAGTGATGGAGATGGTGGCCTAATGCAGTCTGACATAGTCTTGGACAAGTTACCGAAGGACTCCTACCTGCTCTCTCCTACCAGCAGTGTCGCAGGAGAGGATGCTGTATCAGAGGCTGGCTCAATGGACAGGAGTGAAGACTCCTACAGTAATGCAGACGACTCAGAGAGAGGGCTCAAACGATATCGCACACAGATGTCTCAGCTACAGCTCAAAATCTTGAAGCACTGTTTCAATGACTATCGTACACCCACCATACATGAATGCGAGCTTCTTGGTCAGGAGATTGGTCTTCCAAGGCGGGTAGTGCAGGTTTGGTTTCAGAATGCACGAGCTAAGGACAAGAAAGGCAAAGGGACTGTGACCAAACACTTTGGCATGATTGGATCCACAGGAGATGGGACATCTGAGTGTAAAATCTGCAAGACAAAGTACTCCAGCTCCATGTCAGTGCGGGACCATGTGTTTACAGAGCTTCATGTGAGGAACGTCAAACTTCATGTCAGCAAAGAGCTAGAGAAGTACGAGACAGAGGAATCCAGCATGTTCCTGCCAAAGCTGGAACAGGGCAAGCGCAGCCAATCTGCTTCCAGCTCTTCCAGCCAGCACCTAGTGGGTAGTCCACCGGCAGCAGCCACTGCAGCTGCTCTGAACCTCAATCCTGTTGCAGCTGCTCAGATGCAAGCCCTGCAGGCCATGCAGGCCCAGATGTTGACTCCTCAGCTCCCTGCCAGTCACTTCCCACATGTTGCTTCATCAGTTACAGGTAGCTCTGGATCTCACCCACTGACATCGGGGAGCTCCAGCAAGCATGAGAAGGATTCCAGACCATCATCGGCCAAGTCCTCCAAGCCTGACATGGAAGCCAGTCAGCCATCCTCTAGCCAAGCAAGCATGCCCAactctgctgctgctgcagcgGCGGCAGCGGTGTCAGCTGCACAGCTCGGAGTGAACCCGAATGAAGCTGCACTGATGTCCTACCTGTATGGTGGAGTACCTCCCTATTATGCTCAGGTGCCCATGATGTACCCAGTCTACCCCATGGGCCTGGAAATGCTGTATGCTCAGGAACAGGCTGCTGCCATCCCCCCTCATATTCTACAG GCCTATGCTTCCAACCCCCTCGCTGCAGCACAGTTACATGGCCTGATGGGAAAAGTACCTGAAGACCAGCAACAGGCACAGAAGCAGCCACAGTTGCCGCAACACCACCACTCACACCATCACTCCCATCACCACAAATCTAAAGACAAGCACAAGGAAAAAGACTATATCCTTCAGCCAAACTCGTCCACTAACCGCTATCTGTGCAAGAAGTGTGAGCGGGTCTTCACAGACCGTGACCTGGTGACCTCCCATCAGGTCACCAAGTGCTACCTGGGGAAGGTGGTCAACATCGAAGAGACAGTGGAGAAGCTCCTGTCGAATCGTTACCTGTGCCAGCTGTGCCCTCGTGAGGTGCTTTTGAATGAAGACGATGTTAAGCTGCACATAAAGACTCCTGTCCACCAGCAAAAGCTGGCcaggaaaagggaaaagaaagaacggCATCACCACAAGCACCACCACTCCTCCAAGAGTTAG